GCGCTTGATGAAGGACTTGTCTTTCCGCTGACCTTCGGCGCGCAAGGAAGTTGCATGATCGGCGGGGCGTTGTCGACGAATGCCGGCGGGTCGAACGTTGTGCGGTACGGAACTGCGCGCGAGCTCTGCATCGGCATCGAGGCAGTGCTGCCCGACGGCTCCGTGATCAATGCGCTGACGGGGCTGCGCAAGGACAATACCGGCTACGATCTCAGGGACATCCTGATCGGCGCAGAGGGCACGCTTGGCGTGATTACGGCGGCGGTCTTCAAATTGTCGCCCCAGCCGCTCGTGCGCGCCACTGCGTTTCTCTCCGTTTCCTCGGTCAAGGCTACGGTGGAGGTTCTGAATAGGCTGCAGGATCGCACCGGAGGCGGGGTCGAGGTCTTCGAGTACATGCCTCGGCCCGCGGTCGAGGTGATCTGTCGCATCTTTCCCGATATCCGTCCGCCGCTGGACGAACCTGCCGAGACCGGTCTGTTTCTGGAAGTCGCATCGAGCCGGAAGGACGATGCCGTGCTGGAGGATGACGGAAGTGTCCGGTTGCAGACCCAGGTCCTTGAACTCCTGCAGGAGCTCATGGAGGAGGGCGTGGTGCTGGACGCTATGATCGCGCAATCCGATCAGCAGCGCGCAGAATTGTGGCGCATGCGCGAATCCATCCTCGAGGCAATCACCGAAGCCGGGCCATCCTATCACATGGATATCTCGTTGCCGCTCGCCAATGTTTCCCGTTTTGTCGACACGATGGATGTCGCTGCAGCGGAGTTGGGATTCCAGCCCCTGACCGTCGGACATCTGGGCGACGGCAACCTGCATTATGCGTTAACCGCGGCCGATGGGCGCGACTGGGATAGCCTGCCGTTGGATAGGGTCCGGCAAATGGCTTTTGACCTCTTGCTGGAGCTGAACGGGTCGTTCAGCGCCGAGCACGGGATCGGGCAGAGCAAGCTCGATGTCATGCGGGCGCTCAAGGAGGATGCCCAGATCTCCGCAATGCAGGCGATCAAGAGGGCGCTCGACCCGCAGAATATCATGAACCCCGGCAAGCTGGTGCCGATGGATTGATCTTCATGCTGCGGTTCGCGGCCGAGATCCGACCGGAGGAGGAACGGAAATGGCGAAAGTTCTTGATGTGAAGCACGCGGCACTGGCGGCTGGGTTGCTTGTTGCGGCCGGAGCCGCTTCGGCCCCGGTCGGGGCCGAGCCGCTGTTCGAAGGCTGCCCCTCGGGTCCGATCCTGGAGCGCTTTGTCGAATTCGGCCGCACGGGCAAAATGCCGCCGGATCTGGGAAAATGGCTCAACACCCCCGATGCCCAATATGTCGAGCCGTGGAAACCCTTCGACAATGTCGATTACGTCGGCATTTGCTGGGTTTCCGCCTGGCTGATCCACACGGATGACGGCGTGGTCCTGATCGACACGCTCTACGGGCCCTTCGTGGACACTCTTGTCGAGAACATCCGCAAGACCGGCACGGATCTCGCCGACATCAGGTACGTCCTGATGACGCACGGGCATTTCGATCACGCGGGCGGGGCGGCGGCGCTGAAACCGATGCTGCCCAACGCGACTTTCGTGATGACGAGGCAGGGCTGGGACGAGGCGATCGAGTCATCCAGGGCCTCGCAGGGCGGGCCGCGGGCCTGGGACATGATCGAGCCCGAAATGGTCGTCGCCGACGGGGACGAGATCACGCTGGGCGGCAACACGTTCACGGTGATCGAAACGCCCGGCCATACATGGGGCACCGCATCCTATGCCTATGACGTACGGGACGGTGACGAAACCCATCGCGCCATAACCATTGGAGGGCTCGGCCTGAATGCCATCGAGGGGCCATCCCAGGTCGAGGCCTATATCGAAAGTGTCGACAAGGTCCGGAGCCTGGTGGAGGTCGGCGGCGTGCCGGTCGAGGTTCACCTGACCACCCACGGTTTTTCCGACAATCTCGAGGAGAACCGCCAGGCGCTTGCCGCCCGCGCGCCGGGCGTGCCCAACGTCTTCGTCAATCCGCAGGGATTGCTGAAGCAATTGGCAACCTTGCGTGGGGGCGCAGTCGAGCGCCTCCATGTCGAAAGGAACAAGTGACCGTTCATCGGGCAACGGTTTGGAGGATCGTTGCCCAGTTCTAACCGCAACCAAGGGAGGAATCCGATGTCCAACTTTACCCCCAACCGTCGTCACGTCCTGGCCGGAATCGGAGCGACGTTGGCAATGCCAGCACTGATCAGTCGTTCCAAGGCGGCGGAACTGACGCTTCGCCTGCACCATTTCCTGCCGGCTGTGTCGCCCATGCACAAGGCTTTCTTCGAGCCATGGGCGAAGGAGCTTTCCGAGGCGTCGAACGGGGCCATCGAGGTTCAGATTTTCCCGGCCATGCAGCTGGGCGGCAAGCCGCCGCAACTGGCTGACCAGGCCAAGACCGGTATCGCCGACATCGTCTGGGCCCTGCCGACCTATACGCCCGGGCGTTTTCTGGTGGCCGAAACCATGGGCTTGCCGTTCCTGAATACGACGGCGGAGAAGACGTCCGTTGCGGTTCACAAGCTCATGGACGAGTTCGGTGGCAACGAGTTCGAGGGCACGAAGCCGCTTGCCTTCTGGAGCCACGCCGGCGGCAAGATGCACATGCGCGACGAACCCGTGCGGACCGCGGCGGATCTCGCAGGCAAGAAGATTCGCAGCCCCAACGCCGGCATGGGCGAGCTTCTCGTGGCGCTCGGGTCCGATCCGGTGTTCTTCCCGGTGACCGACATGGTGCTCGGGCTGAGCAGCGGTGTCATCGACGGCTGCTGCCTGCCATACGAGGTGGTGCCCGCGTTCAAGCTGCAGGAACTGACAAAGTTCTCCAGCGAGGCGGCGCCGGGTGCCCGCGGACTTTACGCGAACACCAATGTGCTGCTCATGAACCAGGAGCGTTATGAAGGCCTTTCGGACGATCTTCGGGGCGTGATCGACGCGAATTCCGGTATCGAACTGTCGCGCCGCATCGGCAAGACCTTCGACGAGTTCGAGGAGGTCGGCCGCGAGGTGGTCAAGAAGCAGGGCAACGAGATCGTCGAGATTCCTGCCGAGGAGATCGCCAAACTGGCCGAAGCCGCGAAACCGGTCTACGCCAATTGGGAAGCCAAGCTGAACGAGGCCGGTCACGACGGTGCCGCGATCCTGGCAAGGGCGAACGCGTTGCTCGATCAGGGGGCCTGACAATGCCGGGATGGTCGGTACTCTGGCCGCAGCAAGGGGGGGGGAATCCCCCCCTGCATGTGTGGTTGGACAGGTTGGCGCGACTGGTGGCCGCGCTCGGGGGCATCGTGATCTTCTCGGTGGCCGTGGCGGTGATGATCTCGGTCATCATGCGCAATTTCGGGCTGCGGGGACTGCGCGGCGATTTCGAGTTGGTGGAAATGTCCTGCGCTTTTGCCGCGGGCCTGTTCCTGCCGCTGTGCCAACTCACGCGCGGGCATGTCATGGTCGACCTTTTCACGAACTGGCTTCCGCAGGGCATCCGGGCCGGGATCGACTGGATCTGGCTGCTTTGCTTCGCGCTGGCGTGGGCCGCGCTTTGCTATCTCACGTTGCAGGGGCTGCTGCAGGTCCGCAGCTACGGCGACCGGACCATGCTGCTGGCCATTCCCGTGTGGTGGTCCTACGCGCCGGCCGTGCTCGGCTTCGGTGCCGCAAGTCTCATCGCTCTGTCCCAGGCGTTTCTGCTGCCGGCTGCGGCAGGTGATCAGGCGGGACGCTGAGCATGGATCCGACACTTCTCGCCATTGTACTGGTCGCTGTCCTGCTGGTCGCCATCCTGCTGCGAGCGCCCATCGGCCTCGCCATGGGGGTGATCGGTGCCTGCGGGTACATCGCGTTGTCCGGCACGGCCGGTCTGACGGCCTATCTTTCGACCGCGTGGCCCGACAAGTTCCTGTCCTATGATCTGGCGGTGGTGCCGCTGTTCATCCTCATGGGCCATCTTGCAACCCGGACCGGCATATCTGCCGCCCTTTTCTCGGCGTCGAATGCATGGATCGGCCATTGGCGCGGCGGACTGGCCATGGCCGCCGTGGCAGGCTGTGCCATGTTCGGGTCAATCTCGGGTTCGTCCATCGCAACGGCCTCGACCATGGCGAAGGTCGCGCTGCCCGAAATGCGCAAGCACAACTACAGCGGGGCGCTGTCGTCCGGTGCATTGGCCGCAGGCGGAACGCTCGGAATCCTTATCCCGCCGTCGATCGTCCTGATAATCTATGCGCTGCTGACCGAGCAGAACATCGTCAACCTGTTCCTGGCCGCAACGGTTCCCGGAATTCTCGCGGTACTGGGCTTCATCATCGCCATCGCCGTCTTTGTCCGCATCTATCCCGATGCCGCGCCCGACCAGGTCAAGGCCGACCTGCGGACCCGGATGCGCAGCTTGCTCGGCATCTGGCACATTCTGGGCATTTTCGTCATCGTGCTCGGCGGTATCTATGGCGGGTTCTTCACGCCGGCCGAGGGCGCCGCGATCGGGGTGGTGCTGACCGCGCTGGCGGGAATTTTGACCCGCAGCCTTTCGCTCCAGTCGATGCTGGAAAGCCTGATCGACACCGCAGGGGCGACCGCCATGATCTTCGTGATCATTTTCGGCGCGGACATTTTCAACATCGCCATCGCGCTGTCGCGTCTGCCCACGACCATCGCCGACTGGTTCAACACGGCCGATATCGCACCCATGACCGTCCTTCTGCTTGTGGTGTGCTTCTACCTGGTCATGGGGTGCGTGATGGACAGCCTGTCGATGATCGTGTTGACGGTCCCGGTGTTCTTTCCGACCCTGATGAGCCTCGACTTCGGCCTGATGCCGGACCAGCAGGCGTTGTGGCTCGGTATCCTGACGCTTGTCGTCGTCGAGGTCGGAATGATCACGCCACCGGTCGGCATGAACCTGTTTATCATCTCCGCCATAGCGCGCGACGTTCCGACCTCGGCGATCTTCCGGGGCACCATCCCGTTCATCACGTCGGAGTTCTTCCGTGTCGCGCTGCTCATCGCGTTTCCGGCGCTAAGCTATTGGTTGGTCGGGCTGTGGCAGTGAAGCGTGGAAGCCGATAAGTCGCGCATCGGGAACGCGATGCCGCGATCCGTCGAGTTCGTTCGGCGGCAGGAAGGAATAGTCCGGGGGTGTCCGCGAAACCCGGACTATTCAGACTGCGTCGGCGACTTACGTCCAATCAGCGGGTCCAGGGGGCGAGTCCCTGTGCCCGCACCAATTCATCCGGAACGCCTCTTTCCTTCCTCGTTTCCATTCGGTCGAACGCCGATTTCAGCCAGCGCATGGCGCGCCGAATGCGACTCCGCGCTTCTGCCACGGCATGCATCTGACCGGCGCCCGAATTCATTTGTCGGGAATCGTGTATACAGTTGAGTGCAAACGCGGGCTTGAGATGCAGATGGCAGCGGGATAGATCTGCAATCTGTATACATCCTGCGCGACCGAAGCCAACTGGTCGAGCGGGCGAGGGGAGCGAAGGGCATGGCGGCAGAGACGCTGGTACTGGTTCCGGGGCTGTTGTCCGATTCGGTCGTCTGGCAGCCGCTTGCCGACGCGGCGGCAGGCCGTTTCAGCGTCCATGTGGCGGACGTGTCGCGGGGCACGTCGATCACCGGCATGGCCGAAACGATCCTGGGCGAGACCGATGGGCCGCTGATCGTCGTCGGCCATTCCATGGGCGGGCGCGTCGCGATGGAGATGGCACGGCTCGCGCCCGGCAGGGTGAAGGGGCTGGTGCTGGCAAATACCGGCCATCATCCGAAGCGCGAGGGTGAGGAGACGAGGCGCCAGGCGATGATCGATCTCGGCCACGAGAGCATGGAGAGGCTCGCCGCGCAGTGGCTGCCGCCGATGGTGGATCCGGCGCGGACGGTGGACGGCGCGCTGATGGAGATGCTGACCGCGATGGTGCTGCGCGCCGATGCCGCGCAACACGAGCGGCAGATAAGGGCTCTGATTGGCCGGCCGAACGCGAGCGCGTACCTCGAGGACGTCGCCTGTCCGGTGCTGCTGGTCGCGGCGCGCCAGGATGCCTGGAGCCCGATCGCGCAGCACGAGGAAATCGGCGCCGCGGTGGCGGATTCCGAGATGGTCGTCATCGAGGATGCCGGCCATTTCGCGCCGGTCGAGCGGCCGGCCGAAACCACGACCGCGATCATGGAATGGCTCGTGCGCAGGTTCGGGGACGGTAGTGGCTGACGCGTTGCGGCGGGAGTTGCCGACGGTCCCGTTCGTCGGAAAGGGGGGCGGCTCGAATATTTTTTGACGCGATGCCTGCACCATCAGGGAATGGACGGGGTGTGCGATGCCTGTCGCGTCGACCATCGCGTCTGGGTGAAGTCGGGCGACGAGGGGGGGCGAGCGCCCGTGCCGTCGCGGAAGGCGATCCGTTCTTCCGGGCCGGAATCGTCCGCTCGGTCGCGCTTGTGCCGCTTCCCGAGACCTTCGAGGCGCACCGCATTTGCGAGCCGATGACGGAACCATGAAGTGCGGCATGTACACATTTGTGGCGCGAGGCGGTGAAACGATGCATAATCTGCGCGCCTGAGGCAGGAGGAGAGTGCAACCGAATATGAAGGAAACGAGCAGCAAGACCCATGCTTCGCGCACGGTCATCGAGCTTCGCAAGAAAATTCTTGGCGGTGAACTGAAGGGCGGGACGCGCCTCTACGAGGTGCCGCTGTCCGAGGAGCTGGAGATATCGCGCACGCCGTTGCGCGACGCAATGTCCCGGCTGGCCGAGGAGGGGCTTCTGGAGCGTGGCAAGAGCGGCGGGTTCATCGTCCGCCAGTTTTCCTATGCCGATGTCGTCGACGCCATCGAGCTGCGCGGCATGCTGGAAGGCATGGCGGCACGTCTGGCCGCCGAGCGCGGCGTGACGCCGGAGAAGCTGGCGAGGATGGAAGAGATCGTCGCGTCACTGGACGACTGCTTCGGCGCGGTGCCAGGCGATGTCGAGTTCGAATCCTACTCGGAATTCAACGCCCAGTTCCACGAGGCGCTTGCCGGCCTCGCTGGCAGCGAGATCGTCCGTCGCGAGATCGAAAGGGCATGCCGCCTTCCGTTTGCCTCGCCGTCGGCATTCAGCCCGGACAAGGCGCATCTCTCGGCGTTCCGGCGCTCGCTGAATGTCGCGCATGACCAGCACCGGGCGATTGTCGAGGCGATCGCGGCGCGCGAGGGATTCCGCGCCGAGACCGTGGCGCGCGAGCACGCCCGCCAGGCGCGGCGCAACCTTGAATACATTCTGAAGGGAGATCGCAGCCTTATGGAACATCTGCCGGGGCTTTCCATGGTTGTTGACTAGCCCGGCTTTTCCAAGGGGTTTTGTCCCGTTTTCGGCAGCGGGGCGCAAAAATTTCTTGCGCGCGGAAGTGAGATCGGTCAAATGTTATGTATACATTTGACGGATCAATGGGAGGATCGTTCCGATGGCGATTTCAAATCTCGAGCAGGCAATTGCCGATGCCGGCGGTGCCGTGCCACTGCTGCGCAACTCGAAGATCGGCATGTATGTCTACCCGGTCGTGGCGCATGAATTCTCGAACTGGCGCGACGAGCAGCGCGCATGGCGGGATTCCGCGGTCCTGTTCGACCAGTCGCACCACATGGACGAGCTCATCGTCGAGGGGCCGCAGGCGGAGGAGTTCCTCGCCTTTCACGGCATCAATGCGTTCTCGAATTTCAGCCTCAACCGCGCCAAGCACTACGTGCCGGTGACGCCCAATGGCCACGTGATCGGCGACCACATCATCTTCCGCGAGCGGGAGGACAAGTTCATCCTCGTTGGTCGCGCGCCAACCTCGAACTGGCTTATGTTCTGCGCCGCCTACGGCAAGTGGAATGTGCGCATCAGGCACGATCCGCGTTCGCCGTCGCGTCCGGACGGTGAGCGGGTGCTGCGCACGCACTACCGCTACCAGATCCAGGGGCCGGAGGCGCCGAAGATCTTCGAGAAGATGCACGGCGGCCCGTTGCCCGAGATCAAGTTCTTTCACGTGGACTGGATCAATATCGGATCCAAGAGGGTCCAGGCGCTGCGGCACGGCATGTCGGGCGCGCCGGGCCTGGAAATCTGGGGGCCTTACGAGGACAAGTCTTACATCCACGCGACCATCATGCAGGCAGCACGGGATGCCGGCGTCGACCTGGTGCAGTGCGGCAGTCGTGCCTACTCCACCAACACGCTGGAATCCGGCTGGATCCCGTCGCCGCTGCCGGGCATTTATACCGGCGACGGCATGCTGGCGGAATATCGCCAGTGGCTGAGTTCCGAGCACTACGAGGCGGCGGGTTCGATCGGCGGTTCCTTCGTTTCCGACAATATCGAGGACTACTACGTCAACCCGTTCGAACTCGGCTACGATTTCTACATCGGCTGGAAGAAGGACGACTTCGTTGGCAAGGACGCGCTCGCGAAAATGAAGGACGGCCCGAA
This portion of the Oricola thermophila genome encodes:
- a CDS encoding TRAP transporter small permease — encoded protein: MDRLARLVAALGGIVIFSVAVAVMISVIMRNFGLRGLRGDFELVEMSCAFAAGLFLPLCQLTRGHVMVDLFTNWLPQGIRAGIDWIWLLCFALAWAALCYLTLQGLLQVRSYGDRTMLLAIPVWWSYAPAVLGFGAASLIALSQAFLLPAAAGDQAGR
- a CDS encoding MBL fold metallo-hydrolase, whose translation is MAKVLDVKHAALAAGLLVAAGAASAPVGAEPLFEGCPSGPILERFVEFGRTGKMPPDLGKWLNTPDAQYVEPWKPFDNVDYVGICWVSAWLIHTDDGVVLIDTLYGPFVDTLVENIRKTGTDLADIRYVLMTHGHFDHAGGAAALKPMLPNATFVMTRQGWDEAIESSRASQGGPRAWDMIEPEMVVADGDEITLGGNTFTVIETPGHTWGTASYAYDVRDGDETHRAITIGGLGLNAIEGPSQVEAYIESVDKVRSLVEVGGVPVEVHLTTHGFSDNLEENRQALAARAPGVPNVFVNPQGLLKQLATLRGGAVERLHVERNK
- a CDS encoding TRAP transporter large permease, which translates into the protein MDPTLLAIVLVAVLLVAILLRAPIGLAMGVIGACGYIALSGTAGLTAYLSTAWPDKFLSYDLAVVPLFILMGHLATRTGISAALFSASNAWIGHWRGGLAMAAVAGCAMFGSISGSSIATASTMAKVALPEMRKHNYSGALSSGALAAGGTLGILIPPSIVLIIYALLTEQNIVNLFLAATVPGILAVLGFIIAIAVFVRIYPDAAPDQVKADLRTRMRSLLGIWHILGIFVIVLGGIYGGFFTPAEGAAIGVVLTALAGILTRSLSLQSMLESLIDTAGATAMIFVIIFGADIFNIAIALSRLPTTIADWFNTADIAPMTVLLLVVCFYLVMGCVMDSLSMIVLTVPVFFPTLMSLDFGLMPDQQALWLGILTLVVVEVGMITPPVGMNLFIISAIARDVPTSAIFRGTIPFITSEFFRVALLIAFPALSYWLVGLWQ
- a CDS encoding alpha/beta fold hydrolase, with translation MAAETLVLVPGLLSDSVVWQPLADAAAGRFSVHVADVSRGTSITGMAETILGETDGPLIVVGHSMGGRVAMEMARLAPGRVKGLVLANTGHHPKREGEETRRQAMIDLGHESMERLAAQWLPPMVDPARTVDGALMEMLTAMVLRADAAQHERQIRALIGRPNASAYLEDVACPVLLVAARQDAWSPIAQHEEIGAAVADSEMVVIEDAGHFAPVERPAETTTAIMEWLVRRFGDGSG
- a CDS encoding FAD-binding oxidoreductase, whose translation is MVNGLESLRGGQGAFVAECVNVLGEAHVLTDASDLAAHGKDWTGRYSALPLAVVRPGTTEEVAAIVRLCADAGIAVVPQGGRTGLCGGGVPIEGQPSIILSLQRMNRIRAVDADARTMTVEAGVVLEAAQQRALDEGLVFPLTFGAQGSCMIGGALSTNAGGSNVVRYGTARELCIGIEAVLPDGSVINALTGLRKDNTGYDLRDILIGAEGTLGVITAAVFKLSPQPLVRATAFLSVSSVKATVEVLNRLQDRTGGGVEVFEYMPRPAVEVICRIFPDIRPPLDEPAETGLFLEVASSRKDDAVLEDDGSVRLQTQVLELLQELMEEGVVLDAMIAQSDQQRAELWRMRESILEAITEAGPSYHMDISLPLANVSRFVDTMDVAAAELGFQPLTVGHLGDGNLHYALTAADGRDWDSLPLDRVRQMAFDLLLELNGSFSAEHGIGQSKLDVMRALKEDAQISAMQAIKRALDPQNIMNPGKLVPMD
- the ligM gene encoding vanillate/3-O-methylgallate O-demethylase; its protein translation is MAISNLEQAIADAGGAVPLLRNSKIGMYVYPVVAHEFSNWRDEQRAWRDSAVLFDQSHHMDELIVEGPQAEEFLAFHGINAFSNFSLNRAKHYVPVTPNGHVIGDHIIFREREDKFILVGRAPTSNWLMFCAAYGKWNVRIRHDPRSPSRPDGERVLRTHYRYQIQGPEAPKIFEKMHGGPLPEIKFFHVDWINIGSKRVQALRHGMSGAPGLEIWGPYEDKSYIHATIMQAARDAGVDLVQCGSRAYSTNTLESGWIPSPLPGIYTGDGMLAEYRQWLSSEHYEAAGSIGGSFVSDNIEDYYVNPFELGYDFYIGWKKDDFVGKDALAKMKDGPNRKKVTFEWNPEDVLKVIATAFEEGTPAKWIDFPQPNYASTSADMILKDGKMVGMSMFNGYSFNERRMLSLGVVDADIQEEEVLTLVWGEPDDTGKTSTERHRQAEIRVRVAPTPYAKEARENYADSWRNKKAG
- a CDS encoding GntR family transcriptional regulator, with amino-acid sequence MKETSSKTHASRTVIELRKKILGGELKGGTRLYEVPLSEELEISRTPLRDAMSRLAEEGLLERGKSGGFIVRQFSYADVVDAIELRGMLEGMAARLAAERGVTPEKLARMEEIVASLDDCFGAVPGDVEFESYSEFNAQFHEALAGLAGSEIVRREIERACRLPFASPSAFSPDKAHLSAFRRSLNVAHDQHRAIVEAIAAREGFRAETVAREHARQARRNLEYILKGDRSLMEHLPGLSMVVD
- a CDS encoding TRAP transporter substrate-binding protein, with product MSNFTPNRRHVLAGIGATLAMPALISRSKAAELTLRLHHFLPAVSPMHKAFFEPWAKELSEASNGAIEVQIFPAMQLGGKPPQLADQAKTGIADIVWALPTYTPGRFLVAETMGLPFLNTTAEKTSVAVHKLMDEFGGNEFEGTKPLAFWSHAGGKMHMRDEPVRTAADLAGKKIRSPNAGMGELLVALGSDPVFFPVTDMVLGLSSGVIDGCCLPYEVVPAFKLQELTKFSSEAAPGARGLYANTNVLLMNQERYEGLSDDLRGVIDANSGIELSRRIGKTFDEFEEVGREVVKKQGNEIVEIPAEEIAKLAEAAKPVYANWEAKLNEAGHDGAAILARANALLDQGA